ATTGAGACACAGATACTggatagagagagataaagagatagaggtagatggatagatagagagagattgAGACATATATGGATAGAGAGATATAAAGAGATAGAGGAAGATAAACAGGCAGAGAGAGATATAAAGGGGTTGAGGTAGATGGGTAAGtaagcaaagagagagagagagaaagattgaGACAGATATATGAATAGATAGAGATAAAAATAGACAATGTATGCAGATGTGTGGAAAGgcaaagatggggggggggggaaggggagagaAATTTGTAATTTGGAATATCTGTGGCATCGTGATCTAAGCTAGATGGAGATGAAGTGAAATGAGCCTGAAGGACAACTGGACCACTTTCCAGCTTGCCTCTGAATTACGAGTGAGGAATGAGACCTTGGGCGATATCTCCCAAATTCGATAAAAACGTGATGCGGCTCCGTCACTATTCGTGAAGGTAGcatcaatttcatttgtacgccaaaaacatatatatgatattagcAACTTTCATAAGTGTTATATAtatgctttctctctctctctttctgtcactgtctctccctcctttttttctttctccagaAAAAGatgatatacaattgtatcttCATGAAAGTCTTGAGGAGTCATATGAACCAGTTTATTAGCATTTTCGATATTCCTCGCACTCAATAAAAACCCAAGCGTGGTATGATAGAATTAGATTAAATGGCAAGTGTGTCCACACTTGATGAAAATAGAATCTTCGTTCACTGCTTTATGTGGTTTGTCAGGAAGAAGCCACTTCATTGCTGTATATTGTCTTCGTTCGGCTTTACTTTCTCTTCTTCTACTTACCTCATCCGGCTTCCTCTTTCTTGTAGCCGGGATTGATACTGTACCATCGGTTGTAGATAAAACTGTACATATCAAATTAGGAATATAAAAGCTGATATGGCTTGCCAAGCAGAATTGAAACTCAAAGAGTAATTTTTGTGTACTTGAAATCTTAATGTGCAAGCTGATGATAACCGAGATTACATATCACAGATAACTGAGAATAGATAGAGTAATAAGATCTGCAATATTGCtcaactttgtttttgtatagcCGATATGGCCTTGTGAGTGTTATCACAAGGTTATCGAGAAATTCAGTTGGACTATTGTTGCAAAGGAAATCCTAGATCTCTCCCTGGTACTGATATATGGCatagtgaaatattttcattagtAAGGAAACTAACCCATATATTCCCAGAAACCGCATCATTGtggttttatgtttgtttgttttttcatcgtCGCCTAATGTAGTCTTTAAAATCCAtttctattatttcataaggtACCTTAGGATAAAAACTTTTTCATCTTAATAAACTTATTCTGATCGTATACAGTTTGTTCCAGTATTTATGTTGGTTGCGGAATCGTCAGTAGCCTCTGTATCACTAGATTCATAATTGATCATTGAATTTGCAacacatttctatttcattgatAAAGATGTTTCAGTCCCAAATGAGCAAAGTATGTattcagtatacatgtatgtatataatgtatctTATTTATGGGGTGATTCTAAGAAGACTGCAACATGTCATGATTTCACAATAGGGCAAGGAGATTGAGAAAATAGTAAGAAAATTTCCTTTGATGAAAAGTACACTTTTTGTCTGAGTTGCTGAATACTGACATGTTATTTCTGACATTAATGCCCCTGTCTTCtgaagaggtaagtcaagtgctctttcataaagctagaaaaaaaaaaagaagaaaatctgcCATTTGTTTGTCATTCTTTCTGTCTCTGTTTCTGTGTgtccttctgtctgtctgtgagcTTGTCGTTATTTTTGTGATCTTCTCCATCCAGCTGCAATGTAAATCTGCGTTTAGATTGTTAATCTTGTTTCCGATTATTCTTGATCCGTTTTCCCTTCCCCCTGCAGTACGTTTGTGTGTCCCACTGAGATCCTTGCCTTCAGCGACAGATCCGATGAGTTCCGCGCCATCAACTGCGAGGTCCTCGCGGCGTCATGTGACTCCCAGTTCTGTCACTTAGCCTGGTGAGTGTTGGTGTGAAGTTCACGGTCTCGCTTCAGTCCCGTCCATACACATACCTGCTGTCATTTTAAAAAGTGTGGTATCTGGAGGTCAAAGGGgacaatctgttttttttttcttcttcttcttctatcatGTTTGATGTGTCACATGTGTAATATTGGGAAAGTGTGGCAGcattcttttctccttttcgtCTCCTTCGTTTTctatttaaaacaacaacaacaatgaaaaaacaaaaaatatgtggTAAAAGTTTGCGAGCATGGCAATCAGAGAACAGTGAGGCAATGACATTAGtatctcatctaatttgcatatgataTAACATTGTGACCAATACCaatgtttcatttaaaaatgttattattttatGATGCCATAACTGTCTTGTTATTCTGAAGTTTTTTAAGAGACTTCTACTGATCCGTAAATTTAGAACATCATCTAGACTTACATTGCATATAAATCCCAATCAATTTTATTTGTTGGCCGACATTCTTTGTAAATGGTCTATCCTTTGTCTCTCATCAGTATCCCCCTACTGCATTAAAAATAGGCCCCTTCTTTCAGCCATGCtacaaaattttgaccaaagagatgtagcatttaaaaaaaattctccATATTGCAACCCAGATTCAATGAGCTtcttgagctttttttttttttaatgcctcagCCAAGAAGATTGCCCGAGGCAGAATTTCTTGTGAaggagcggcatggagtagaaaggaaaaaaagaagcactGGGCAGAGTAATCGAGCATCAGTCGATTATTCTCGACAAGTGCTGAATCAAGAAGTGGCTCGAGTATGCCAGtacttgtacacacacaaaaaaaagggggggggggaaatggcTTCTTTTACATCCACTTCAGGAGAAGTGGGAAAGCACTTAAAAGTAATTTCAGTGtatgagaacaaaagaaagagCAAGCGACTTTAGATATAATTCATTTCAACTTAGATGGTGATCATGATCGCTGTTACATTTCTGAAGTGCTGTGCTGAATATTTTTATGTGCAGAGATGGTCACAGATAGCAAGCAAGCTCTATGCAAAGCTTGTGTACAAGTATGTGATTTGCAATCTCAAAATCTTGCTCTATGATGAcaacctggggggtgtttcatcaacgtttgtcagcgctgacaatttcagcaaaatccttggttttgattggctgagatcagatgctctggtcactgactgttactatggtgattgtcagcgatgacaactttttgcgctgacaaacgttgatgaaacacccccctggttcATGTcagggagaaaaagaaacattgcACAGAAACAAAAAGTTGGTAGGTGTTGCTGTCAATGACTCTGTCAattcaggcttttttttttttttttaaagtggatttttctttgttttagttttttttttaatgctttggTTGAGGAGAATATCGCATGCAGCTAAATTGTATTGTATGCCTTTGCACGAAGATGTTGATGGGTATTGCCGTATAGTGATAAAACATTGACAAATAAGTTTTTGAGATCTCTTGATGTACAAGTAATACCAGCTgtagtggagaaaaaaaaaataaccccaTAACATGATGATAGCTCAGTTCACTGTTCAGTGCCATATGAGTACTGGACCCATGAAGCAAGCATTACATTCACATGCAGCTGATGATGTTCTTGTTTTCTTCCTAGtgtgtttttcttgtttgtgtctttttttttttttttttaagagagagaTAATCAATAATTCAACCATACGTACCCTCACCAGGTGTTGTGCCTCTATTGTTTCTACCCTCTGTTTGACATCTGCTAGATTTCTGGTAGtttagttgggggggggggggggtgaaaaaccagtatttttatttttaatgccTCCGCCCTAATGGGACTCAGAATGTAATTTATGTAGTTTTGTGAACAGGGGTAATAGCAATTAATGGACTATGAATGACATGCATGCAGTATCTGTACTGTGTGTCATGAAATAAGGGATCTGCGTGTTGGCAAGCCTTTTGAATGGTTGTGTTGCcatctttcttttcatgtgCAGTGCTTTGTACATAATCATGATCACGTTTACACTTCATGCAAGTCAGGAAGtaatattacataatatatgcACATCAGTTTAGCTTTGAATGAAGCTTGCTCTGAAAATAGTTCCCCATGTACACAGTATACCTGCCTATACCAATAAAATTACAGTTGTAAATAGACTTTTTTTTCCTATCTGTTTTGCTTTTTAAACATGTAATAAGACATTAGTACACAATGGTTCAGTGCAAACATGTGCTTTAACTACTGAGacccttattattattattattaatattgttgttattatcgttgtttatttttgtttattatttattattattattactattatcattatcattattactagtagtgtagtagtagtagtagtagtagtaatatcattatcattatttttatcatcatcatcatcatcatcatcatcattatttatctatttgacATTTGCAAGACAATGCAAGTGAATGATTGAACACCAGACAAATGAACAAAGCAAGTGTAATACAAGAGTACACGATGCCTTGTTCTTCACAACCCCCACAACAATTTCAAATGTAAGCTTGCTGTATGGCAAATGTGAGGAGAAggggagaaataaaaagagatagaagatttagagaatgagaaagaggtGATGAGACGTATACTCCCTGCTCATCTGTAAAGAACTACCAACCCAATGCTCCTCCTAACAACCACTTCCACTCCCTCCAATACAGGACAAACACGCCCAAGAAGATGGGTGGTGTTGGGACCCTGAAGATACCTCTGCTGTCCGACATGAGCGGGAAGATCGCCCGGGACTACGGCATCATGATCGAGAAGGAGGGCATCTCACTGCGGtaaggagggggaggagggtcCATATTCGCAAAGGTGGTTTAAGTCAGAATTATGGTTTTTATTAAGACCATGGACTAAAACAAGTGTGAAATAGGCATACCTTTCATATATATGCAAGCATCAATGCGGGATTATTATTGAATAATTGTTGTCATACATGATCCTTCATGCCCATctatgcagaagaaatttgcgTAAACCGTTTGCTACATTCTAATtcaaaccacctttgtgaatatGGAccatacagtgtgtgtgtgtgtgtgtgtgtgtgtgtgttcttttttataatattctttttccATGGAATTCAGAGTGTTTAAAGTCCAGTGCACCGATACATCAGTGTATTTGAATATATCCTGTGCTTTTGAGTAAAAGTAGCCCGAGTTGAAAAGACCATTTGTAATGTTTTCACTATTCGATCAGtgttaattttgtattttttcagaGGCCTGTTCATCATCGACGGCAAGGGTGTGCTGCGCCAGATCACGATCAACGACCTCCCCGTGGGCCGGTCCGTGGACGAGGTTCTACGATTGGTGCAGGCCTTCCAGTTCACCGACGTGCACGGAGAAGGTAGGTGCATGCACTGTAGTGTGTAGTGATATAGGTACAACGTGTGTGTGCACGTGAGTGTGTGTTTCTTGGGGATATATGTGTAGTAATGCTTTCTTTAGCAAAATGAAAGTGgttaaggccctgtcacacctttccgggcaagccttgcgtgtgaTTTGTGGAGAGCAATTTTTGCTACCAGGAGATCCCCGCAGATggcccgcacatgacagtacctagcatgtatctcgcctgtagttgcctgGAGGTGTGCAGGCTTGTTGTGAGCTGTGCATAGTGTACAAATTGCGAGTGAAGTAACATGCGGAGAATAATGCCTTCACTTctctggacaaaaaaaaaaaaaacagaaatatttgGGAGTTTTAAAGTCTGAAATTGGTAACTCCTTACATGTGTCC
This sequence is a window from Diadema setosum chromosome 13, eeDiaSeto1, whole genome shotgun sequence. Protein-coding genes within it:
- the LOC140237253 gene encoding peroxiredoxin-1-like produces the protein MSGKARVQEPAPYFEGTAVSVDGEFVDVKLSDYKGKYLVFFFYPLDFTFVCPTEILAFSDRSDEFRAINCEVLAASCDSQFCHLAWTNTPKKMGGVGTLKIPLLSDMSGKIARDYGIMIEKEGISLRGLFIIDGKGVLRQITINDLPVGRSVDEVLRLVQAFQFTDVHGEVCPAGWKPGDDTIKPGVKESKEYFGKQ